Below is a genomic region from Carboxydocella sporoproducens DSM 16521.
TTTGCGATTTTAAACCGGGCAATTTGCAAGCGATCAAGGGTTTTCAGCAAAGTACCGGTGGGACAAATAGCACACCAGGATTTAGGACTATACCAGCCGACTACCAAAGCACCAATGGTAGGAACTAGGCAGAGTAGAAAGCCGGCAGCCAGCAAGCCCCTGGTAAAGCCAACATAAGTTACCCTGGAAATCAGAATAATGAAAACCAGGACACTGACCCAGTAGTAATTCATCCATTTGGGTACAGGTTTGTTTAAACTTACCTTGCTCAAAATTCTTTCCAGAAAAGCCGCCCGTGGACAGGCCCAGCCGCAAAAGGCCCGGGACCAGAAAAAAACACTAATGATCATCAATGGTAAGACAAAAAAAGGAATATAGGCTGCCCTGGGTGTTACGAAAAACAATACTCC
It encodes:
- a CDS encoding 4Fe-4S binding protein, whose protein sequence is MKEKIKQILAKRAKIQWFLALGFIALNGVLFFVTPRAAYIPFFVLPLMIISVFFWSRAFCGWACPRAAFLERILSKVSLNKPVPKWMNYYWVSVLVFIILISRVTYVGFTRGLLAAGFLLCLVPTIGALVVGWYSPKSWCAICPTGTLLKTLDRLQIARFKIAKEGKCTSCGACDRVCPMGVEPSKVPLNSGIEQMNCTQCAICTASCPYNSLHLPERLNNHIKQGVAVR